The Bradysia coprophila strain Holo2 unplaced genomic scaffold, BU_Bcop_v1 contig_151, whole genome shotgun sequence genome contains a region encoding:
- the LOC119074589 gene encoding zinc finger protein 436-like: MDLLDLEKVCRGCLSKNGEMRNLYGSCLDKMLMTVAEVHVEVGDGLPEKMCVQCVLQVSRAFTFKQQCERSDTTLRSYFQTIQESMASTVTVNDETTGTQSVEVQFQDPTNGEKCFLVVQQISMMNTDDLVTFSDDNKIVGNVICQEDVVGTETNEPNDSLSDINFANDDVIKLEDSSSLALVDVEDLESEIITDSYDTYSNDDSASNTQNIILTADDAVTELLFQTEEVADDNTFSEPIESKEQDQQPQDDTSIMPDEKPPPSPEETTNLRFACEFCHKRFAENKILKRHLKIHSPNKPHVCSVCNMSFAESSNLTKHKKKHTGELRNVVGKPNLCSVCGKGFKWASSLSKHMKHHTKHKILNCPYCPKYYVEARSLNIHIRNHTGEKPYVCNICNKGFTQLGNLEKHTRVHTGDKPFNCPICNKNFSQSGYVTIHLRTHTGERPYHCSECGKGFAGSNTLAIHKRTHTGERNFGCNMCDKTFARKETAVIHQRTHTGLKPHICKICNRGFASSGHLTGHMRSHSGIKNHECSICKKRYAGGNTLKAHMKSHDTKAQLTITEILLPGNMAMNENADTTIKSEMSIGP, translated from the exons atggatttgttagacTTGGAAAAAGTCTGTCGCGGATGTTTGAGCAAGAATGGGGAGATGCGAAACCTATACGGTTCGTGTCTAGATAAAATGTTGATGACCGTAGCAGAAGTTCAT GTCGAAGTAGGCGATGGATTACCCGAGAAAATGTGTGTCCAATGTGTACTGCAAGTGAGCCGAGCCTTCACATTCAAACAGCAATGTGAACGATCGGACACAACGCTTCGCTCGTACTTCCAAACCATTCAGGAATCGATGGCGTCAACGGTGACCGTCAATGATGAGACAACGGGAACGCAATCCGTCGAAGTACAATTTCAAGATCCGACGAATGGCGAAAAGTGCTTTCTCGTTGTGCAACAGATATCGATGATGAACACCGACGACCTGGTTACGTTTTCCGACGACAATAAAATCGTTGGAAATGTGATCTGTCAGGAGGACGTTGTCGGTACGGAAACAAATGAACCGAACGATTCGTTGTCGGATATAAATTTCGCCAATGACGATGTCATCAAACTGGAGGATTCGTCGTCGTTGGCTTTGGTTGACGTGGAAGATTTGGAATCTGAAATTATCACGGACAGTTATG ACACTTACTCGAATGATGACAGCGCTTCGAATACCCAAAATATTATTCTCACCGCTGACGATGCAGTCACTGAATTACTTTTCCAAACCGAGGAAGTTGCCGACGACAACACGTTTTCAGAACCCATCGAATCAAAGGAACAAGATCAACAGCCACAAGATGACACATCAATTATGCCTGACGAAAAACCGCCGCCATCACCGGAAGAAACGACAAATCTTAGATTCGCCTGCGAATTTTGTCATAAACGATTTGCCGAAAATAAAATCCTGAAACGACACTTAAAGATACACAGCCCGAACAAGCCGCACGTTTGTTCCGTTTGTAATATGTCCTTTGCGGAAAGTTCCAATTTAACGAAGCATAAGAAGAAACACACCGGCGAATTGAGGAATGTCGTGGGAAAACCGAATTTATGTTCCGTTTGTG GCAAAGGCTTCAAATGGGCCAGTTCGCTGTCCAAACATATGAAACATCACACAAagcacaaaattttgaattgtccGTATTGTCCCAAGTACTATGTGGAGGCGAGATCGCTCAACATTCATATTCGTAACCATACAG GTGAAAAGCCCTATGTATGCAACATTTGCAATAAAGGTTTTACGCAACTGGGAAACTTGGAGAAGCACACAAGGGTGCACACTG GCGACAAACCATTCAATTGTCcgatttgcaacaaaaatttctcacaaAGCGGTTACGTGACAATTCATCTGAGGACGCATACAG GTGAACGGCCCTATCATTGCTCAG AATGTGGAAAGGGTTTTGCCGGGTCGAACACTCTAGCCATTCACAAACGGACACACACTGGCGAACGAAATTTTGGATG CAACATGTGCGACAAAACATTTGCTCGTAAAGAGACAGCTGTTATCCATCAACGAACGCATACAG GCTTAAAACCGCATATctgcaaaatttgcaatcgCGGTTTTGCAAGCTCAGGACATCTGACCGGTCACATGCGATCCCACAGTGGAATCAAAAACCATGAATGTTCAATTTGCAAAAAGCGATACGCTGGCGGAAATACGTTAAAG GCCCACATGAAGTCGCATGACACAAAGGCACAGCTCACTATTACTGAGATTCTGTTACCGGGCAATATGGCTATGAACGAGAATGCTGACACGACAATCAAATCGGAAATGTCGATTGGACCGTGA